The stretch of DNA ACTTAGATGGTTACTTGTTTACGCTTGATTTTCCAAGCTACTTGCCAGTAATGACATACTCAGACAATGCCTCGTTACGTCAAGAAATGTATACTGCTTTCACCACTCGAGCGTCTGAAGAAGGCCCAAATGCAGGCGAGTTTAACAACACAGAGATAATGGAAGAGATCATGGCGCTGCGTCATGAGGTATCTAACCTATTAGGCTTTGATAGCTATGCGGATAAGTCTGTCGCCACAAAAATGGCGTCATCGCCAGAGCAAGTGACCGACTTTTTAACACAACTTGCAGAAAAGTCAGTGCCTCAAGCCAAGCAAGAAGTGGCTGAGCTTAAAGCCTTTGCTAAAGATGAGCATGGTGTAACTGACTTAAACCCTTGGGATTACACCTACTACGGTGAAAAACTTAAACAAGCTAAATACTCTATTTCAGACGAACAGTTACGTCCTTATTTCCCAGCGGAAACCGTTGTAAATGGCTTGTTTAAAACAGTGGAACGTTTGTTTGGCATTAAAGTTCAAGAGCATCCAAACACCGTTGATACGTGGCATAAAGATGTTCAGTTTTTTGATATTTACGATCAGGAAAGTGGATACCGTGGCAGCTTTTTCTTAGACATGTATGCCAGAGAGAAAAAACGTGGTGGCGCTTGGATGGACGATTGCCAAGGTCGCATTAAATTTTCTACGGGTGAATTACAAACCCCAATCGCTTATTTAACGTGTAACTTTAATCAGCCTATTGGCGACAAACCTGCCCTGTTTACTCATGATGAAGTGGTGACTTTATTCCACGAGTTTGGACATGGTATTCACCATATGCTGACACAGGTCGACGAAGCTGCGGTTTCGGGGATAAATGGTGTTGCTTGGGATGCCGTTGAATTACCAAGTCAGTTTTTAGAAAACTGGTGTTTTGAAGCAGAAGCATTATCGTTTATTTCTGGTCACTTTGAAACGGGTGAGCCGTTACCAAAAGATTTATTAGATAAAATGCTGGCGGCTAAAAACTTCCAGTCTGCGATGATGATGGTTCGCCAATTAGAATTCAGCCTGTTTGACTTCAGAATTCACGCAGAATACAAACCTGAAACTGGCGCTCGTATTCAGGAAATCTTGGATGATGTGAGAACGACAGTCTCTGTTATTACGCCACCGCCATTTAACCGCTTCCAACATAGCTTTGGACACATATTTGCAGGCGGTTACGCCGCGGGTTATTACAGCTACAAATGGGCTGAAGTATTATCAGCCGATGCCTTTGCTAAATTTGAAGAAGACGGTATCTTTAACTCAACAACGGGTCATTCGTTCTTAACCAATATTTTAGAACGTGGTGGAAGCCAAGAGCCAATGGAGCTATTCAAAGCATTTAGAGGTCGTGAGCCAGAAATTGATGCTCTGCTTCGTCACTCAGGTATTGCAGCCTAAGCTTTTAAACATTTAAAGGCTTCGCCGCGTATTGGTTTTTTCGTAAGCCAAGCGCGGCGTTTTAGTAATAAGTCATCGAGAATAAAATATGAGCATTAAAAACCTCGAGCCGTTTCGAGATATATTAAACCGAGCGATTGAACGCAAAGGCAGTAAAAGCATTGTTTTTGCCATGGCCGGTGTTAACGAATCTAAACCTGACTTAACACAAATC from Psychrosphaera aestuarii encodes:
- the prlC gene encoding oligopeptidase A, translating into MSESNNPLLSDFQLPPFSKIKPEHVKPAVEALIKECKDAIEKAVSEPNPTWKTLVEDVEKADNKLSKAWSPVSHMNSVVSTDELRDAYESCLPILSEYGTWVGQHAELFKAYETLSKSSQFDSLNAAQQKVITNALRDFKLSGIDLPPEQQKRYGEIQSRLSDLSSQFSNNVLDATHAWQKVITDETELAGLPESAIAAAKQMAEMKDLDGYLFTLDFPSYLPVMTYSDNASLRQEMYTAFTTRASEEGPNAGEFNNTEIMEEIMALRHEVSNLLGFDSYADKSVATKMASSPEQVTDFLTQLAEKSVPQAKQEVAELKAFAKDEHGVTDLNPWDYTYYGEKLKQAKYSISDEQLRPYFPAETVVNGLFKTVERLFGIKVQEHPNTVDTWHKDVQFFDIYDQESGYRGSFFLDMYAREKKRGGAWMDDCQGRIKFSTGELQTPIAYLTCNFNQPIGDKPALFTHDEVVTLFHEFGHGIHHMLTQVDEAAVSGINGVAWDAVELPSQFLENWCFEAEALSFISGHFETGEPLPKDLLDKMLAAKNFQSAMMMVRQLEFSLFDFRIHAEYKPETGARIQEILDDVRTTVSVITPPPFNRFQHSFGHIFAGGYAAGYYSYKWAEVLSADAFAKFEEDGIFNSTTGHSFLTNILERGGSQEPMELFKAFRGREPEIDALLRHSGIAA